The genomic interval GGAGACGTATTCCCGCACGATTCATGAAATCCCTCCCGGCGGAAAGACCCGTATAGAATTCATGATTGCCCGCGGTCGCATACACGCCGTACGGCGCGTTTAGGAGAGACAGGGTATCGAGCATATCCTCGATGAGTACCGGAGGCTCCTCCAAGAGATCACCCCCGATAAGTATCAGGTCCGGATCGGCCCCGTTGACCTTTTCCACGATATCCGCAAGATGGCGCTCCCCCACCTCGTATCCGATGTGAACATCGGAGATGTACGCCACCGTCAGTGGATTTTTCACCTCCCCCAGCGACACGATGGCGAGGGGAATCGAGCGCACCCGCACGTTCTTTGCGTTGATATACCCCCAGACGAACGTGACGGTCAATGACGCGAAAACGAAGGCGGCGGCGATCCGACCGATAACGATGCGGTTATTCTCGATAAAGGCGGGTATAAACGGAACAATGAAATTGGCGAATCTGAAGAGATCCACCACCAGCCCCAACAAAAAGAGATAGAACACCACCGCCAGCCAGAACGATCCGATCCACGAGGTAATCATAGCGGGCTCACCCGGTGCGACGACCCTCAGAATGCGGCTTGCCGGAAAAACCAGCGCCAGCAGCACAAAAACGACCAGGTACACACGAAACCAGAGGCCTGTGAGGCTCAATGCAAGGTTTCCCTTCAAAAACACGTAGAGATTCAGCGGGATATATATTGCCAGCGTCGCAATCATCCAGAAGATGATGATATCCTTCATCGAGTTCATGTCGGCTCCGGTTTCGATGCGTTTTCAACACTAAATTCTTATTATACTATGATCCGTCACATTTATCGGAGAAAAACTGAAAAAGGTGATGGACATCGTGAGGATACCGGCTCCGCCGATCATGATCCATTTTGGAGTACAAAAGACGTGTGCGGTCCTCTCACCTTTCATATATCTCCGACGTATCGGGGTGATGGATATTTCATTTTCACACAAACATAATTCGGTCGAAACAGTTTTCCACCCAGGCACCCAAAACGAAATACCTTGACAATCGAGTAATATTTCATCTATGATATTTCCACATATTGTTCTCCGATCCTCTCGACCTACGGGAGGGGGCCATGCCTTTTTCGGGTATGTCCACCTGTTATGGTCGTGAGGACGATACGGTCCGACGGGAAACGGTCGGACCCCCCGTGCTTGGAAAGGAGAACGGCAGGTCGTCGGTGGTATTCCTCCACACGACCTATTCCGTAACGTATCCGCACCAAGACATGGTGCGTTTTTTTGGCGGAAAATCGTTCGTTTCTTTCCTGCACTCAAAAACGCTGGTTACCATTATTTATTCAGGAGGTATCATGAAACGTGCGAAGCTTTTCTCGACCCTGATGCTTGCCGGCCTTCTCGTGGTGGGGCTTTTTGCAGCCCCCGCCCTGAGCGCCGACAGCATCAAGCTGGCCACAACCACCAGCACCTATAACTCTGGGCTGTTGGATTACCTGCTCCCGGAATTCACCGCCGACACCGGCGTCGAGGTGGAAATCATCTCCGTGGGCACCGGTAAGGCCCTGGAATTGGGCAGGAACGGCGACGTCGACGTGGTGCTGGTTCACGCCCGTCCGTCCGAGGATGAATACATGGCCGGCGGATACGGCACCGTCAGAAAAGACGTGATGTACAACGACTTCATCATCATCGGCCCCGCCGACGACCCGGCCGGCATTTCCGGACTGAGCGTTGTGGAAGCCATGAAGAAGATCGCCGAGACGGAATCCCTCTTCGTATCCCGGGGCGACGACTCCGGCACGCACAAGAAGGAGCTTATCCTCTGGAACGAGGCGGGAGTAACGCCCGATGGGAAATGGTACATGGAAGCGGGACAGGGCATGGGCGCCGTCCTTGTGATGGCCTTTGAACAGGGAGGCTATACCATGACCGATCGCGGCACCTATATCGCCTATGTAGCCGACGGCAAGACCGACCAGCCGATCCTGGTTGAGGGAGACCCGATCCTCTTCAACCCCTACGGCATTATGGACGTGAATCCGGAACTGCATCCTACCGTCAATCATGACGGGGCCATGGCTCTCATCGACTGGATGACCTCCGAAAAGGGACAGACCCTCATCGGCGATTTCAGGCTCCAGGATAAGGTGCTGTTCTACCCGAGTGCGGGAGAATAATCCCCGCTCAGTACGGATAGCGGCTTACTTATGTAATATATTCCACACGAGGAATCAACATGAAAAAATTTCTTAGAGTCAGTGTTTTACTGCTCTTCGCGCTGACGCTCCTTTTTGGGGTGGCATCGGCCGATGAGATTACGGTTGCGACAACCACCAGCACGGTCGATACCGGCCTGCTCGACTACCTCATCCCGATCTTCAAGGAAGATACGGGCATCGACCTGAAATATATCTATGCGGGCACCGGCAAGGCCCTGGAATACGCAAGAAACGGTGACGCCGACGCGGTGCTGGTTCATGCCAAATCCCTGGAGATGCAGTTCATCGACGAGGGATACGGCCTGGACAGAAAAGAGGTGATGTACAATAACTTCTACATCATCGGTCCCGCGGATGATCCGGCCGGTATAAAGGGTCTTGAGAGCGCCTCCGAGGCGTTCACAAAGATCGCCGAGACGGAATCTTTGTTCGTCTCCCGGGGTGATAATTCCGGAACTCATGTGAAGGAGCTGTTGATCTGGGACGAGGCAGGCATTGCCCCCGAGGGCGACTGGTATATAGAGGCCGCCGCCGGTATCGGGCCGACGCTTCTGATGGCGAATGAGAAGAGGGGCTATGCCCTTGCCGACAATTCCACCTATCTCTCCTACACCTTCGATGATAAAATCGATCTTGAGGTCATGGTCGAGGGAGATCCGATCCTGTTCAACCAGTACTCGGTGATCACCGTGAATCCGGAAACCATCGACACCGTCAACTACGAGGGTGCGAAGGCGTTCCTGGAGTGGATCACGTCCGAAAAAGGCCAGCAGCTCATCGCCGACTACAAGAAATTTGATACGCAGCTCTTTTACCCGAACGCGGAATAGTCGTTCTTCTGTAATAAAACACGTAAAGGGAGGGGGGGGCACCCCCTCCTCCCTTTTTAACCGGATGCCCTCTCTCCATGCACTTTGACACGATACGATACCTGACCGACGGTCTCTGGCAGGCCCTGATTCTGATCTTCTCCTTCGATCGGGAAGTATACCAAATCGTCCTGACGTCCCTCTACTGCTCCCTGACGGCGACGTTCCTCGGCTCCGCCATTGCCCTCCCCCTCGGCTTTTTCATCGGTGGTTTCGAATTCCGAGGAAAGGCGTCGCTGGTGACGTTATTCAATACCTTCATGGCGCTTCCCACCACCGTTGTGGGATTGATGGGCTATTCCTTTCTCTCACGTAAAGGTCCCCTCGGGTTTCTGGGCCTTCTCTTCACCCCCTGGGCAATCATTCTGGGAGAGACGATCCTGTGCATACCGATCATCACATCATTTGCGATTTCCGTCACCCAGGGCATCGATACAAAGGTCAGGGATACCGCCCTGACACTGGGCGCATCCCCCATGCAGTCGTATCTTGCTGTTGTCAGGGAGGGACGCATCGGCTACCTTGTGGCCATCGTGGCCGGCTACGCCCGGGTTGTGGCGGAGGTGGGCGCCGCCATGATGCTGGGCGGCAACATAAAGGGATTCACCCGTACCATCCCCACGGCTATTATGCTTGAGACAAGCAAGGGCGAGTTCGCCCTGGGAATCGCCCTCGGAATTATTCTGATATTCCTCGCCTTTTCCGTAAACATCGTTTTGCACCGGCTCAGGGCGCTGGGAGAATAGGTGGGCCTTCGATGAACAACGACGCCATCATCGAGATTTCCGAATTGAAGAAGGAATATAACGGCACAGTCGTCCTTGACATTCCGTCCTATTCGTTCAACGCCGGCGGCATCTACGCCCTTGTCGGTCCCAACGGCTCGGGCAAGACCACCCTGCTTCTCATCCTGTCGTTCCTCCTTGTAAAAAGCTCCGGCTCCCTCCGGTTTGACGGCATCGACCTGACCGATCACAATCTCTATAACTTGAGAAAGCACATCACTCTGGTGCACCAGGAACCGACGATGTTCCAGTCCACGGTCACAAAGAACGTCGCCATGGGGCTCGTGTACCGCGGCGCGTCAAAAGACGACATAATTCGTGAGGTCGACAGGGCCCTCGAAACCGTGGGGCTCCTTCACCTGAAAGATCGAAACGCCCGAACCCTCTCCGGCGGCGAGACGAAGCGCGTGGCCATCGCCCGGGCCCTGTCGATCCGTCCCCGGGTGCTGCTCCTCGACGAGCCGACGGCCAATGTCGACATCCATAATGTGGCGAAGATCGAACAGATCATTCGAGATATCAATCAACGGTACGATACGACCATCATTTTCTCCACCCATAACCTCCACCATGCATATCACCTGGCGGATTACGTCCTGACGCTGCTGGAGGGAAAGCCTCACGATTTCGGGTTGAAGAACCTATTTTCCGGCACCCCGAAAACACAAAACGGCGAGCCGATATTCGACACCGGCCGCATCGCCGTATCTCTCGCAAACCCCGTGAACTCCGCCCGTCATATCACCATCGATCCGAAGGACATCATCGTTTCCAATAAGAGAATAGAAAGCAGCGCCAGAAACCAGTTCATCGGCGAGATCGTGGCCATTGAAAAAGAGGGACCCGCCGTCAGCCTCACCGTGGATGTCGGCGAGCGGTTCAGCATCCACATCACCATGAGATCACTGGAAGAGATGGGCCTGACAATTGGAAAATTGGTATATATCTCCTTCAAGGCCCAGTCGGTCGTCACATACTGAAAAGGAACTTTTTTTGATATAATCCCGTGGAATCACACCGTTATGTGTGTTATATTGTAATATTATTTTGCGCCGGCACGCTGCGTATCTGCTCTGATTGACGGGTTTTATATTGACTGCGAGATATAGGAATTCTCCCAAAAGCCGCGGCGAATGATCGATAACCCGCCGACGTGCACGGTCTCTTTGAGATGCGCCGCTTATACGGGGAATAACCGATATTATATTTTTTCATGTGACCCGGGCTTTTATGCAACCCCCAAACACATATAATAAATGTTGCAGAAGAGCCGGCACATAGAGAATGAACACATGTCATTTCAGGCGACGATTCATCGATGACGATACGCAAGGATTTTCTCACCCTCACCCCGGCGGACGAATTTGAGACGTTGCTGGGTCGATATATCGCCGTTACGGGGGTGGAAACGGTCGAAACGCTGAACGCGACAGGCAGGGTGGCCGCACATGACGTTCGCGCACCGGAACAGGTGCCCCGTTTTTTTCGCTCAACGGTGGACGGATACGCCGTCGTCAGCGGAGACACACACGGCGCCGGATCGTCCATCCCGGTTTACCTCGACCTGACAGGCGACATCCCGGTGGGCACCCCTGCCCACATCTCCCTGGAATCCGGCCAGGCGGTCCGGGTCGTCACCGGCGGCAGCATCCCAAAAGGGGCCGACGCCGTCGTCATGCAGGAGTATACCGATCTCATAGACGATTCGACCCTGGAAATCAGAAAGGGAGTCGGTCATCTTGAGAACCTGGTCGTCCCGGGCGAGGATATGAAAGATAATGACGTGCTGGTGAATGGGGGGGTGAGACTTCGCCCCCATGATATCGGCGCCCTGTATGCCGCGGGAGTCTGCAGCCTTCGCATTCATGAGCGGCCCCGAGTCGCCGTCTTTTCCACCGGCAACGAGATCGTCGAGCCAAGTCTGTCTCCCCCGGAAGGCTGCGTGCGGGACATCAATACATACATCCTGTCTGCGGCCGTGATGCAGGCGGGGGGGGTGCCGATTCGTTTGGAAAACGCCCCGGACGACCTTGCCGTGATACAGGACACCATCGCACGGGGCATCAAGGAGGCCGACCTGGTCCTCCTCTCCGGGGGGAGTTCCGTGGGGGCGAAAGACTTCACCCTCTCTGCCATCGACTCCCTGGGGGGGCCGGGTGTGCTGGTGCACGGCGTGGCCGTCAAGCCGGGGAAACCCACCATCTTCGGTATTGTTGACGACACCCCCGTTGTGGGCCTCCCCGGACATCCGATGGGGGCGCTCGTGGTATTCCTCGCCTTCATTGCGCCGTTTATCAGGGGTATCGGGGGAGAGAAACATCCCGTTCCCTTTCCATCCCAGGTATCTGCACAGCTTTCTCGGAGCGTTCCCGGCTCGCCGGGGAGGCGTACTTTTATCCCGATATCGCTGACAGACGATAACGGAACCGATCTCCCGACGGCGACGCCCATGCTCGGAAAGTCCGGCATCATTACCACGATGATCTCAAGCCACGGGCTTTTGATGATTCCCGAAAACCGTGAAGGCTACGCCGGCGGGGAAAAGGTCACCATATTCCGCTATGCGGATATCATCGGATAGCGAAAGACGACGCAATATGTCCAAGCCGAAAAGAGACATATACCTGGAAAAAACGCCTCTGGATGAGGCGTTGGATCTGCTCGTCTCACACATATGTGTTGATGATCTTCTGGGTGAAGAGACCATCCCGACGGGTGACGCCTCGGGGAGGGTCACATCCAAAACCCTGTTCGCGAAGATATCCTCACCGCACTATCACAGCGCCGCCATGGACGGTGTGGCCGTGGACGCAAAGGACACACTGGGCGCCACCGAGTCCTCGCCCCTCGTCCTGACCGCGGGGGACGGGAAGGATTACCAGGCCGTCTACATCAACACCGGGGCGCCCCTCCCTGAAGATAAAAACGCCGTCATCATGATCGAGGACGTAGACGTATTGGAAGACGGCACGATCGAAATAGTCTCATCCGCACTCCCCTATCAGCACGTCCGGGCGGTTGGGGAGGATACCGTCGCCACGGAGCCGGTTGTGGGACAGGGACGGCGGCTGCGCCCCTATGACGTCGGCGCGCTCATCAGCGCCGGCCACGCAGAGATACCGGTCAAGAAACGCCCCGTCGTCACCCTCATTCCCACCGGGAGTGAAATCATCGAGCCGACCGACACACCCCCGCCCGTGGGAAAGGTGTTTGAATCGAACACTGCCGTGATCTCGGCTCTCCTCAAAGAGGACGGCGCCGATCCCAGGCGATGTGACATCACCCCCGACGATCCGGAGATGTTAAGAAACGCCGTCTTGACTGCGGCCGCGTCATCGGACATGGTCATCGTCCTGGCCGGGTCTTCCGCGGGAAGCAGGGATTACACCCGCTCGATCATTGAATCTCTCGGAACCGTCATAGTTCACGGCATCGCCATGATGCCGGGCAAGCCGACGATCCTGGGCGCAATCGGCGGAAAACCGGTTATTGGGCTTCCCGGATACCCGGTATCGGCGATTCTCTCGTATCGGTTTGTGATTCGTCCCCTCATCCACCGGATGCTGGGGCTGCCTGTGCCCGTCGATGACACGGTACCGGTGACGGTGCTCCGGGATATCCCGAAAAAGACCGGGAACGAAGAGCTTCTGCGGGTGCATATCGCCGAAATAGACAAAAGACTCGTCGCATCTCCGCTTCCCCGGGGGGCGGGCAACATCACCACCATGGTCCGGGCCGACGGCATCATCAGAACGGCCGCCATGAGCGAAGGCCTCAAGAAGGGAGACACGGCCCCCGCGATTCTTCTGAAGCCGAAAACGGACATCATGAACGCCGTCATGATCATCGGGAGCCACGATATCAGCCTCGACCTGCTGTCGTCCCTGATGGGAAGCTTTCGCCTTCCGGTATCCCTGGCATCGGTAAACGTGGGAAGCCTGGGCGGCATTATGGCGCTGAAGAACAGCGAATGCCACATGGCGGGCTCCCACCTCTTGGACGAAAAGACCGGAGAATACAACATTCCGGCAATCAAAAAATACCTGACAGGCCATGACATATCCCTCGTAACCCTGGCCCACCGGCAGCAGGGCCTTATCGTGAAGAAGAATAATCCCCTGGGTATCCGGGACATCGCGGATCTCTTACGGGACGATGTGGTCTTTGTCAACCGACAGCGGGGATCCGGAACCCGCATCCTGCTCGATTATCTGCTCAAGGCGGGCGGCATGGATGCGTCTGATATCACCGGCTACGATCGGGAGGAATTCACCCACATGAACGTGGCGGTCCGGATCGCGTCGGGACGGGCCGACTGCGGTCTCGGGATACAGGCGGCGGCCACGGCCCTCGATCTGGATTTCATCCCGGTGGAGGAAGAGCGTTACGACCTGGTAATCCCGAAGAGACACCTTTCGCACTCAGGTGTGGCCTCGCTTCTCGAGATCATCGCCTCCCCCGACTTCATCACCCGCCTGGAAGCCCTGGGGGGATACAGCGGACGGGACACCGGAAAGGACGTACCCCTTGCATCGTGACACGAAAGAGACGAGCATCCCCGTCGCCGGGCACGCACCCACAGATGGGTACTCCCGCACCATCGATTACATGCGTCTGTCCGTCACCGACCGGTGCAACCTCCGCTGCCGTTACTGCATGCCCGAGGAGGGGGTCACTCAGATCGGCCACGACGAGGTTATGCGGTTCGAGGAGATCGTCACCCTCGTTCGAGCCGCGGCGAGTGTGGGATTTCAGAGGATTCGCCTGACAGGCGGAGAACCGCTGATTCGCCGGGATATCACGGAGCTCGTCCGGATGATCGGGGATGTGAAGGGCCTTACCGACCTCTCCATGACCACAAACGGAGTGCTCCTGGAGGAGAAGGCCGAGGAACTTTTCAATGCAGGCATACGCCGGGTGAACATCAGCCTCGATACGCTGGTGAGGGAAAAGTTCCTCCAGATAACCCGCAGGGACGAGTTCGATGCCGTCATGAGGGGAATCGATGCCGCGCTTTCCGCGGGCATGGATCCGGTAAAAATCAACGTTGTCCTGATTAGGGATTTCAATGATGATGAAATCTTCGATTTCATCGAGCTGACGAAAGATCGTCCCCTCTCAGTCCGGTTCATTGAATACATGCCGATGAACGGGACAAAGGATTGGAATAAACAACTGGTTGTGCCCCTGGATGAACTCAGAGCCGTCATCAAGACCCGACACGAGCTTGATGCATTGGACACACGCTCCGGGGCGGGACCGTCCGTGGATTTTAAGATTCCGGGATTTTCCGGCACCCTGGGATTCATCACACCGGTCAGCTGTCACTTCTGCGATCGGTGTAACCGTATCCGTGTCACGGCCGACGGGCGCATCAGGAGCTGTCTCTTCTCCGACGACGAGGCGCACATCCTTCCGCTCATCAGGGGGGGAAACGATCTTGAGTCCATCGGCGATTTCATCCTGGAAGTGCTCAAAAACAAGCCGAAGAGGCACCACATATCCTCGGGCCGAATCAGAACGTGCCAGCGCTCCATGTCCGAGATAGGGGGGTGATATGAAACTGACTCATATCGACGATCACGGTTCGGCGAAGATGGTTGACGTATCAGAGAAACCCAAGACGGAAAGGATCGCCGTCGCCGCAGGCAGGGTCCTGGTAACGCCTGAAACCTTTGCGCTCATCCGGGAAAACCGCATCAAAAAGGGGGATGTGCTGGCGACGGCACGCATCGCCGCCGTTATGGCGGCAAAGAAAACACCGGAGCTCATTCCCCTTGCCCACCCGATACCGATCAGCGAGGTATCGGCGGATTTTGAGCTCGATGAGGAACACTACGCCGTCGATATCACGGTGACCGCCCGCGCGGTCTGGCGCACCGGTGTCGAGATGGAGGCGATCGTGGGCGTCGTGACTGCGGCGGCGACCATATACGACATGGTCAAGGCGGTCGACCGCACCGCCGTGATTACGGACGTGAGGCTTTTGGAAAAATCCGGCGGTAAAAGCGGGACATTTATCAGAGAGGAGAACCGACCATGACACGTACCGGAACGATTCTTTCCATCAACGTATCGGAAACCACAGGCGTGGTAAAGAAACCGGTCAGTGAGGTTGAGTTGAAGGAACAGTGGGGCATCGTGGGCGACGGCCACGCCGGCCTCACGGACAGCCCCAAATATGCCCACCGACAGGTGAGTATGCTGGCCCAGGAGAGCATCGATACGGTGATTGAAAATGGGTATGATGTCTCCGCCGGCAGCTTTGCGGAAAACATCACGACCAAGGGGCTCGACCTGGTGTCCCTCCCGGTGGGGACGATCATCACCACTAAAGACGGTATCGTCCTTGAGGTATCCCAGATCGGAAAGGAATGCCACGCCCCCTGCGCCATCTTCCGCGCCGTGGGAGACTGCGTGATGCCGAGGGAGGGAATTTTCGTTCGGGTTCTGAAGGGAGGAGTCCTGCGGGTGGGGGACGTCCTGACGGTATCGGCATCTTCCGGTGAGTTTGCGCAATGAGCGACACGAAGACACCGGACATCATCGCCTGTGTGCTGACCGTCAGCGACAAGGCGTCGGTGGGCAAAAGAGAGGATACCAGCGGCGCGGCCATCGTGTTTTACCTCGAAAAGATGGGGGCGCGTGTCGCGGGCGTTGAAATAGTCCCCGATGAGGTGGACCGTATCGCATCCCGCCTCGTCCATTTCGCGGATGAAAGAGGGGCAAACCTGATCTTGACCACCGGCGG from Candidatus Zymogenaceae bacterium carries:
- a CDS encoding metallophosphoesterase — protein: MNSMKDIIIFWMIATLAIYIPLNLYVFLKGNLALSLTGLWFRVYLVVFVLLALVFPASRILRVVAPGEPAMITSWIGSFWLAVVFYLFLLGLVVDLFRFANFIVPFIPAFIENNRIVIGRIAAAFVFASLTVTFVWGYINAKNVRVRSIPLAIVSLGEVKNPLTVAYISDVHIGYEVGERHLADIVEKVNGADPDLILIGGDLLEEPPVLIEDMLDTLSLLNAPYGVYATAGNHEFYTGLSAGRDFMNRAGIRLLIDEVKTIEGLLNVAGLVDPSGNRAGLGSRDAFRRMMEERDETLPTVLLYHSPVRIEEIAASGAVDLMLSGHTHNGQFFPVNMITNRMFRVAYGRAEVDGMHLYVSSGAGTWGPPIRVGSESEVVIFTLTAR
- a CDS encoding substrate-binding domain-containing protein; this encodes MKRAKLFSTLMLAGLLVVGLFAAPALSADSIKLATTTSTYNSGLLDYLLPEFTADTGVEVEIISVGTGKALELGRNGDVDVVLVHARPSEDEYMAGGYGTVRKDVMYNDFIIIGPADDPAGISGLSVVEAMKKIAETESLFVSRGDDSGTHKKELILWNEAGVTPDGKWYMEAGQGMGAVLVMAFEQGGYTMTDRGTYIAYVADGKTDQPILVEGDPILFNPYGIMDVNPELHPTVNHDGAMALIDWMTSEKGQTLIGDFRLQDKVLFYPSAGE
- a CDS encoding substrate-binding domain-containing protein, whose protein sequence is MKKFLRVSVLLLFALTLLFGVASADEITVATTTSTVDTGLLDYLIPIFKEDTGIDLKYIYAGTGKALEYARNGDADAVLVHAKSLEMQFIDEGYGLDRKEVMYNNFYIIGPADDPAGIKGLESASEAFTKIAETESLFVSRGDNSGTHVKELLIWDEAGIAPEGDWYIEAAAGIGPTLLMANEKRGYALADNSTYLSYTFDDKIDLEVMVEGDPILFNQYSVITVNPETIDTVNYEGAKAFLEWITSEKGQQLIADYKKFDTQLFYPNAE
- a CDS encoding ABC transporter permease; protein product: MRYLTDGLWQALILIFSFDREVYQIVLTSLYCSLTATFLGSAIALPLGFFIGGFEFRGKASLVTLFNTFMALPTTVVGLMGYSFLSRKGPLGFLGLLFTPWAIILGETILCIPIITSFAISVTQGIDTKVRDTALTLGASPMQSYLAVVREGRIGYLVAIVAGYARVVAEVGAAMMLGGNIKGFTRTIPTAIMLETSKGEFALGIALGIILIFLAFSVNIVLHRLRALGE
- a CDS encoding ATP-binding cassette domain-containing protein — its product is MNNDAIIEISELKKEYNGTVVLDIPSYSFNAGGIYALVGPNGSGKTTLLLILSFLLVKSSGSLRFDGIDLTDHNLYNLRKHITLVHQEPTMFQSTVTKNVAMGLVYRGASKDDIIREVDRALETVGLLHLKDRNARTLSGGETKRVAIARALSIRPRVLLLDEPTANVDIHNVAKIEQIIRDINQRYDTTIIFSTHNLHHAYHLADYVLTLLEGKPHDFGLKNLFSGTPKTQNGEPIFDTGRIAVSLANPVNSARHITIDPKDIIVSNKRIESSARNQFIGEIVAIEKEGPAVSLTVDVGERFSIHITMRSLEEMGLTIGKLVYISFKAQSVVTY
- a CDS encoding molybdopterin molybdotransferase MoeA → MTIRKDFLTLTPADEFETLLGRYIAVTGVETVETLNATGRVAAHDVRAPEQVPRFFRSTVDGYAVVSGDTHGAGSSIPVYLDLTGDIPVGTPAHISLESGQAVRVVTGGSIPKGADAVVMQEYTDLIDDSTLEIRKGVGHLENLVVPGEDMKDNDVLVNGGVRLRPHDIGALYAAGVCSLRIHERPRVAVFSTGNEIVEPSLSPPEGCVRDINTYILSAAVMQAGGVPIRLENAPDDLAVIQDTIARGIKEADLVLLSGGSSVGAKDFTLSAIDSLGGPGVLVHGVAVKPGKPTIFGIVDDTPVVGLPGHPMGALVVFLAFIAPFIRGIGGEKHPVPFPSQVSAQLSRSVPGSPGRRTFIPISLTDDNGTDLPTATPMLGKSGIITTMISSHGLLMIPENREGYAGGEKVTIFRYADIIG
- a CDS encoding molybdopterin biosynthesis protein, whose translation is MSKPKRDIYLEKTPLDEALDLLVSHICVDDLLGEETIPTGDASGRVTSKTLFAKISSPHYHSAAMDGVAVDAKDTLGATESSPLVLTAGDGKDYQAVYINTGAPLPEDKNAVIMIEDVDVLEDGTIEIVSSALPYQHVRAVGEDTVATEPVVGQGRRLRPYDVGALISAGHAEIPVKKRPVVTLIPTGSEIIEPTDTPPPVGKVFESNTAVISALLKEDGADPRRCDITPDDPEMLRNAVLTAAASSDMVIVLAGSSAGSRDYTRSIIESLGTVIVHGIAMMPGKPTILGAIGGKPVIGLPGYPVSAILSYRFVIRPLIHRMLGLPVPVDDTVPVTVLRDIPKKTGNEELLRVHIAEIDKRLVASPLPRGAGNITTMVRADGIIRTAAMSEGLKKGDTAPAILLKPKTDIMNAVMIIGSHDISLDLLSSLMGSFRLPVSLASVNVGSLGGIMALKNSECHMAGSHLLDEKTGEYNIPAIKKYLTGHDISLVTLAHRQQGLIVKKNNPLGIRDIADLLRDDVVFVNRQRGSGTRILLDYLLKAGGMDASDITGYDREEFTHMNVAVRIASGRADCGLGIQAAATALDLDFIPVEEERYDLVIPKRHLSHSGVASLLEIIASPDFITRLEALGGYSGRDTGKDVPLAS
- the moaA gene encoding GTP 3',8-cyclase MoaA yields the protein MRLSVTDRCNLRCRYCMPEEGVTQIGHDEVMRFEEIVTLVRAAASVGFQRIRLTGGEPLIRRDITELVRMIGDVKGLTDLSMTTNGVLLEEKAEELFNAGIRRVNISLDTLVREKFLQITRRDEFDAVMRGIDAALSAGMDPVKINVVLIRDFNDDEIFDFIELTKDRPLSVRFIEYMPMNGTKDWNKQLVVPLDELRAVIKTRHELDALDTRSGAGPSVDFKIPGFSGTLGFITPVSCHFCDRCNRIRVTADGRIRSCLFSDDEAHILPLIRGGNDLESIGDFILEVLKNKPKRHHISSGRIRTCQRSMSEIGG
- the moaC gene encoding cyclic pyranopterin monophosphate synthase MoaC, whose amino-acid sequence is MKLTHIDDHGSAKMVDVSEKPKTERIAVAAGRVLVTPETFALIRENRIKKGDVLATARIAAVMAAKKTPELIPLAHPIPISEVSADFELDEEHYAVDITVTARAVWRTGVEMEAIVGVVTAAATIYDMVKAVDRTAVITDVRLLEKSGGKSGTFIREENRP
- a CDS encoding MOSC domain-containing protein; the encoded protein is MTRTGTILSINVSETTGVVKKPVSEVELKEQWGIVGDGHAGLTDSPKYAHRQVSMLAQESIDTVIENGYDVSAGSFAENITTKGLDLVSLPVGTIITTKDGIVLEVSQIGKECHAPCAIFRAVGDCVMPREGIFVRVLKGGVLRVGDVLTVSASSGEFAQ